One Methanohalophilus mahii DSM 5219 genomic window carries:
- a CDS encoding phosphoglycerate kinase: MMDTVQDKDFFTIDDFDVDDKTILVRVDINTPMDPEGNILDDLRISSHIPTIQGLEDSRVVLLAHQSRAGKSDFTTMQPHAERLSHYLGREVEYVDDIFGSHARSRIAAMEKGDVLLLENVRFYSEETISRPAKEHARTHMVKNLAPLADIFLNDAFAVSHRSHLSLMGFTHLLPCGAGRLMEKEITSLDKGIKGGGRPCIFVLGGSKVDDSLMVAENVLSNGGADRVLVTGVVANVMLAASGFDIGKANKDFIESQGYLEQIDRAKQILDDFDGKVGLPVDVALNDNGSRVEVSIDEVGDSILSINDIGIETIVAFSREISQAGTVILNGPAGVSELDGFELGTYEIIKAATEADYSIAGGGHISAEVRNMGFDHSFSHISTGGGSCIDYLAGTPLSAIEALKKAAVLISKDD, from the coding sequence GTGATGGATACCGTGCAGGACAAGGATTTTTTCACTATTGATGATTTTGATGTTGACGACAAAACAATTCTGGTACGAGTCGATATCAATACCCCGATGGATCCCGAGGGCAATATTCTGGATGACCTGAGGATAAGCAGCCACATTCCCACAATACAGGGTCTTGAAGATTCAAGGGTAGTATTGCTTGCCCATCAAAGCCGGGCTGGAAAAAGTGATTTCACAACGATGCAGCCTCATGCAGAAAGACTGAGTCACTATCTGGGCAGGGAAGTGGAATATGTAGATGATATTTTCGGCTCGCATGCACGTTCAAGGATTGCAGCAATGGAAAAAGGGGATGTGCTTTTGCTCGAAAATGTACGTTTCTATTCCGAGGAAACCATTTCAAGACCTGCCAAAGAGCATGCCAGAACACACATGGTAAAAAATCTGGCTCCCCTTGCAGACATCTTTTTGAATGATGCCTTTGCAGTATCCCATCGTTCCCATCTTTCTTTAATGGGTTTTACACATCTTCTTCCCTGTGGCGCAGGCCGTTTAATGGAAAAAGAGATTACTTCTCTGGACAAGGGAATTAAGGGAGGGGGCAGACCCTGTATTTTCGTACTGGGCGGTTCCAAGGTTGACGATTCCCTTATGGTTGCTGAAAATGTGCTTTCAAACGGTGGTGCTGACCGCGTCCTTGTGACAGGTGTTGTTGCAAATGTAATGCTGGCAGCATCAGGTTTTGATATAGGCAAGGCAAATAAGGATTTCATTGAATCCCAGGGCTATCTTGAACAGATTGACAGGGCAAAACAAATTCTTGATGATTTTGACGGAAAGGTGGGTTTACCTGTTGATGTAGCATTGAATGATAACGGCAGCAGGGTCGAAGTATCAATCGATGAAGTTGGGGATTCAATACTTTCGATCAATGACATAGGAATTGAAACGATTGTTGCTTTTTCCAGGGAAATCAGTCAGGCAGGCACTGTGATTCTCAATGGTCCTGCCGGGGTTTCCGAACTGGATGGGTTTGAACTGGGGACCTATGAAATTATAAAAGCTGCCACAGAAGCCGATTACTCCATTGCAGGCGGGGGCCATATTTCTGCAGAGGTGCGGAACATGGGTTTTGACCACAGCTTTTCCCATATAAGCACAGGAGGCGGCTCATGCATCGACTACCTCGCAGGAACTCCCTTATCAGCAATCGAAGCCCTTAAAAAAGCTGCTGTCCTAATCTCAAAGGACGATTGA
- the thrC gene encoding threonine synthase: protein MYYLKCIECGKEYPKTEVLYTCECGGLLDVIYDYSQIDIKKEDFEGIALSVWKYAKLLPVDRKPITIQEGGTPLYKCDRLAEKVGVRELYVKHEGMNPTGSFKDRGMTVGVSKALELGMKTIACASTGNTSAALSIYGAKAAVPAVVLLPEGKVALGKVAQALMHGAKVLSIRGNFDDALELVRELCDEEKIYLLNSINPYRLEGQKTIGFEIADQLNFQMPDRLVLPVGNAGNITAIHKGFKEFNHLGLTDKVPKMMGIQTEGSCPIVKAVREGKTDITPEKNPDTIATAIRIGNPVNARKALIAISESNGGAESVTDDELVEAQIDLAQLEGIGVEPASATSVAGLKKLVETGVIGANESVVCVTTGHLLKDPEEVISVAPKPIVIDATMEAIRKVLY from the coding sequence ATGTACTATTTAAAATGCATCGAATGCGGTAAGGAATATCCTAAAACAGAGGTCCTGTATACCTGTGAATGCGGCGGTTTGCTTGATGTAATTTATGATTATTCTCAGATTGATATCAAGAAGGAAGATTTCGAGGGAATTGCACTTTCTGTATGGAAATATGCAAAACTTCTTCCTGTTGACAGAAAACCTATAACGATACAGGAAGGTGGCACACCTCTCTATAAATGTGACAGATTGGCCGAAAAGGTAGGTGTCAGGGAACTTTATGTCAAACATGAAGGCATGAATCCTACCGGTTCCTTCAAGGACAGGGGTATGACCGTAGGTGTAAGCAAAGCCCTGGAACTAGGGATGAAAACAATTGCCTGTGCATCTACAGGTAATACTTCCGCAGCCCTTTCCATCTACGGTGCAAAAGCGGCAGTTCCTGCCGTGGTCCTGTTACCGGAAGGGAAAGTTGCACTGGGCAAGGTTGCACAGGCCCTGATGCACGGTGCAAAGGTGCTTAGCATACGCGGCAATTTCGATGATGCTCTGGAACTTGTAAGGGAGCTCTGCGATGAGGAAAAGATCTACCTCTTAAACTCCATTAATCCTTACAGGCTGGAAGGACAGAAAACAATAGGTTTTGAGATCGCAGACCAGCTGAATTTCCAAATGCCTGACCGGCTGGTACTTCCGGTAGGCAATGCAGGCAACATTACTGCCATCCATAAAGGTTTCAAAGAATTCAATCACCTGGGACTTACTGATAAAGTCCCAAAGATGATGGGAATACAGACCGAAGGCTCCTGTCCAATAGTAAAAGCCGTAAGGGAAGGAAAAACTGACATCACCCCCGAAAAGAACCCCGACACAATCGCAACAGCAATCCGGATAGGGAATCCGGTTAATGCCAGAAAGGCCCTTATAGCCATTTCCGAATCAAACGGTGGTGCGGAAAGTGTTACTGACGATGAATTGGTGGAAGCCCAGATAGACCTGGCACAACTTGAAGGAATAGGCGTTGAACCTGCAAGTGCCACCTCAGTTGCCGGCTTGAAAAAACTTGTAGAGACCGGAGTAATAGGTGCAAATGAATCCGTGGTCTGCGTGACTACAGGACACCTTCTCAAGGACCCGGAAGAAGTAATATCTGTTGCACCAAAACCCATTGTGATTGATGCCACAATGGAGGCTATCAGAAAAGTCCTGTACTGA
- a CDS encoding flavodoxin family protein, protein MKILGISGSPKKNGNSEQMIDRVLAMAEKRGFATDSVFLSEMEVKPCIACGKCRESDECPIDDDMEKIYPKLDEADAIIVASPVYFGSPTAQLKALFDRSVLLRRHNFKLSNKIGAGIAIGGSRNGGQEKTIQVIQDWMHIHGMVVVGDGGHFGGIVKKPFEEDEVGTKTVDDTIGKVCDLLEMMKKK, encoded by the coding sequence ATGAAAATTCTTGGCATATCAGGCAGTCCTAAAAAGAACGGAAACAGTGAACAGATGATAGACAGGGTCCTCGCAATGGCTGAAAAAAGAGGATTTGCCACCGATAGCGTATTCCTCTCAGAGATGGAAGTCAAACCCTGTATTGCATGTGGCAAGTGCAGGGAAAGCGATGAATGTCCCATCGACGATGATATGGAAAAGATCTATCCAAAACTGGATGAAGCGGATGCAATTATAGTGGCTTCCCCGGTCTATTTCGGAAGTCCCACTGCCCAGCTGAAAGCCCTCTTTGACAGAAGCGTCCTGCTCAGGAGACATAATTTCAAGCTCAGCAATAAGATTGGTGCGGGTATTGCTATTGGTGGCTCCAGGAATGGAGGACAGGAAAAGACAATCCAGGTAATCCAGGATTGGATGCACATTCACGGAATGGTTGTTGTGGGAGATGGAGGACACTTCGGCGGCATTGTCAAAAAGCCCTTTGAAGAAGATGAGGTAGGCACCAAGACCGTTGATGACACCATTGGAAAAGTGTGTGACTTACTCGAAATGATGAAGAAAAAATAA
- the cgi121 gene encoding KEOPS complex subunit Cgi121 — protein sequence MYWKTSQGTLFIDDLNAFLQKLNALADEYDVTIQAMNAGKIAGTPHIELAIKKAERAFKAGSNVARDLGVEILRYVSGKRQIVEAFSMGMKEGDISVVFLVLGEKDKVNAVLPELDSMVCRSEVTDYSSEKEEDIRTHFGIGFAETDAIGVSRIPDIVLERVSLVDILK from the coding sequence ATGTACTGGAAAACATCTCAGGGTACCCTATTTATCGATGATCTGAATGCTTTTTTGCAGAAACTGAATGCCCTTGCAGATGAGTATGATGTTACCATACAGGCAATGAATGCAGGTAAAATAGCAGGTACACCCCATATCGAACTTGCAATAAAAAAAGCTGAAAGAGCATTTAAAGCCGGCAGCAATGTTGCCAGGGACCTGGGTGTTGAAATTCTCAGGTATGTTTCCGGAAAACGGCAGATTGTTGAAGCATTTTCCATGGGTATGAAGGAAGGGGATATTTCTGTTGTTTTTCTTGTCCTTGGTGAAAAAGATAAAGTAAATGCTGTTTTACCTGAGCTTGATTCAATGGTCTGCAGGAGTGAAGTGACCGATTATTCAAGTGAAAAGGAAGAGGATATAAGGACTCATTTCGGAATCGGTTTTGCAGAGACAGATGCCATCGGAGTATCGCGGATACCTGACATCGTGCTGGAGCGAGTGTCACTGGTGGACATCCTGAAATAA
- the acs gene encoding acetate--CoA ligase alpha subunit, protein MLSSLFNPKSVAVIGASNKKGKVGNAVLSNLIKDFGGNIYPVNPRNEEIEGLECYASINDVSDDVDLAVVVIPAKIVPSTLEECGRAGVKYVVVISAGFKEAGVEGAKLERSALEICRKHDMRMVGPNCLGIMDPVAGLNASFAASMAYEGNIAMMSQSGAICTSTLDWAEANGMGFSKFVSLGNKADLGENQFLAEFRDDPSTSVIAAYLEGIKNGSQFIEIARDVSRKKPVVLVKSGRTAAGSRAVSSHTGTLAGSDQAYNAAFDKAGVVRADTLEDMLDYIRAFSTQPIPAGRRIAILTNAGGLGILTADACYYEGLELASFSAETIEGLREFLPDAASFYNPVDVLGDASAKLYGDALEIVLKDPNVDGVILLTSPQAMTDVTSIARIVIQKVEYSDKPVLCSFVGGTRVMEGNFILVAGGVPNYIFPERAVASMGALCDYGKRRNMIFPLPEPVHSDRKMASALLGKAAAKDKKTLGLESFDLLKAYGIPVVEIGKASSVEEAIEESERIGYPVVMKVLSPDISHKTDVGGIRLSLMNKEDVRRAYHTMMSDVRRYMPSARIAGVQLQRMIEGGREVIIGMNRDVQFGPLLMFGLGGTYVEILKDVSFRLAPLNEKDAHSMISSIRSYPLLTGVRGEKAYDVDAVADVLIRVSRLVEDFPQILEFEINPLMVLPEGDGCFAMDMRLTLKESN, encoded by the coding sequence ATGTTATCCAGTCTTTTTAATCCTAAATCAGTGGCTGTGATCGGCGCATCGAACAAAAAAGGGAAAGTGGGTAATGCTGTCCTTTCCAACTTAATAAAGGATTTCGGGGGTAATATCTACCCTGTCAATCCCCGCAATGAAGAGATTGAGGGTCTTGAATGTTATGCTTCCATTAATGATGTGTCCGATGATGTAGATCTTGCGGTAGTAGTAATACCTGCAAAAATAGTACCTTCAACCCTGGAAGAATGTGGCAGGGCAGGAGTGAAATATGTGGTGGTGATCTCTGCGGGTTTCAAGGAGGCAGGTGTTGAGGGAGCAAAACTTGAACGTAGTGCCCTGGAAATATGCAGGAAACACGATATGCGAATGGTAGGTCCCAACTGTCTGGGTATCATGGATCCGGTTGCAGGTCTGAATGCTTCTTTTGCCGCATCGATGGCGTATGAGGGCAATATTGCAATGATGTCCCAGTCCGGTGCCATATGTACTTCTACCCTTGATTGGGCAGAAGCCAACGGTATGGGTTTTTCCAAATTTGTAAGCCTTGGGAATAAGGCTGATCTGGGGGAAAACCAATTTCTGGCCGAATTCCGGGATGATCCGTCGACCTCGGTTATTGCAGCCTATCTGGAAGGTATCAAAAATGGATCTCAATTCATTGAAATTGCCAGGGATGTTTCCAGAAAAAAACCTGTGGTTTTGGTCAAATCTGGCCGTACAGCTGCCGGTTCCCGGGCTGTATCCTCCCATACCGGTACCCTTGCCGGTTCAGACCAGGCCTATAATGCCGCTTTTGATAAAGCCGGGGTGGTGCGTGCAGATACACTGGAAGACATGCTGGATTACATAAGGGCATTTTCGACCCAGCCAATCCCCGCAGGCAGGCGAATTGCCATACTCACAAATGCAGGCGGCCTGGGTATTCTCACGGCAGACGCATGTTATTATGAAGGCCTGGAACTGGCCTCATTTTCTGCTGAAACAATTGAAGGGTTACGTGAGTTTCTGCCGGATGCTGCCAGTTTCTACAATCCTGTGGATGTACTGGGGGATGCAAGTGCAAAACTCTACGGTGATGCCCTTGAAATTGTGTTAAAAGATCCAAATGTGGATGGTGTTATCCTGTTGACTTCTCCCCAGGCCATGACTGATGTGACAAGCATCGCAAGGATCGTAATCCAAAAGGTGGAATATTCTGATAAACCTGTACTTTGCAGTTTTGTAGGGGGTACACGGGTCATGGAAGGCAATTTCATCCTTGTAGCAGGGGGGGTGCCCAATTACATCTTCCCTGAAAGAGCAGTGGCCAGTATGGGTGCCCTGTGCGATTATGGAAAAAGGCGAAATATGATCTTTCCTTTACCCGAACCAGTTCATTCGGACAGGAAAATGGCATCAGCACTGCTCGGCAAAGCAGCAGCAAAGGATAAAAAAACCCTGGGGCTTGAATCATTTGATCTTCTGAAAGCCTATGGTATTCCGGTTGTGGAAATCGGGAAGGCTTCCTCTGTGGAAGAAGCGATAGAGGAAAGTGAAAGGATTGGTTATCCTGTAGTTATGAAAGTCCTGTCTCCTGACATTTCGCATAAGACCGATGTTGGAGGTATCCGGCTTTCACTGATGAATAAAGAGGATGTCAGGCGTGCATATCATACAATGATGTCGGATGTACGCCGCTACATGCCATCTGCACGAATTGCAGGTGTGCAATTACAGAGAATGATCGAAGGCGGCCGGGAAGTGATAATAGGCATGAACAGGGATGTCCAGTTCGGTCCGCTTCTTATGTTTGGTCTGGGTGGGACATATGTAGAAATCCTTAAAGATGTGTCTTTCAGGCTCGCACCACTCAATGAAAAGGATGCTCACTCAATGATTTCTTCCATCCGTTCCTATCCTTTACTTACAGGTGTGAGGGGAGAAAAAGCATATGATGTGGATGCGGTGGCAGATGTCCTCATACGTGTTTCCAGACTTGTGGAGGATTTTCCGCAGATCCTTGAGTTTGAGATCAATCCGCTGATGGTCCTTCCGGAAGGTGACGGTTGTTTTGCTATGGATATGCGTCTTACATTGAAAGAATCAAATTGA
- a CDS encoding phosphotransacetylase family protein, whose protein sequence is MASILVSSSENYSGKSSICSGLGLILKERGKSVGYMKPVGNLLVDVDGVLSDEDAEQMRDLLALETPRSCITPIMLTENLTNDALLGVEKHLDETLKKAYSEVSRDKDMVIIEGEGGIGSGAMYNLSDPQVASILDSKILLITRFDSVSAVDRILCDIELIADRNMLSGVILNEVEEDKLGMVRDMVVPFLEKKGVKVFGVIPRDHTLRAVSIAEIVDDLRGDVLTAGQEMDKLVEHYLVGAMEVNSAIKYFRRTPNSVVVTGGDRADIQMAAIEAGARALILTGNLRPSEAVLGSADEAGVVVVLVRGDTLSTIERMENLIGHARIQQKTKIETIVRLIKENVDVDSVLDSAGL, encoded by the coding sequence ATGGCTTCAATACTTGTAAGTTCTTCTGAAAATTATTCTGGTAAAAGTTCGATATGCAGTGGCCTTGGTTTGATACTTAAAGAACGTGGAAAAAGTGTAGGTTACATGAAACCGGTGGGTAATCTGTTGGTGGATGTAGATGGTGTTCTCTCCGATGAGGATGCAGAACAAATGCGAGATCTGCTGGCTCTTGAAACCCCACGCAGTTGCATCACCCCGATTATGCTGACCGAGAATCTTACCAATGATGCTTTGCTTGGTGTGGAAAAACATCTGGATGAAACCCTGAAAAAAGCGTACTCGGAAGTTTCCAGGGATAAAGATATGGTGATCATAGAGGGGGAAGGAGGTATCGGCAGTGGTGCAATGTACAATTTGTCAGATCCCCAGGTAGCTTCCATACTGGACAGTAAGATCTTGCTGATCACCCGTTTTGATTCGGTTAGTGCAGTGGACCGGATTCTCTGTGACATTGAATTAATAGCTGATAGGAATATGCTTTCAGGTGTTATTCTCAATGAGGTGGAAGAAGACAAACTTGGAATGGTAAGGGATATGGTCGTACCCTTCCTTGAAAAGAAGGGAGTGAAGGTATTTGGTGTAATTCCCCGTGATCACACCCTTAGAGCGGTTTCTATAGCAGAAATAGTGGACGATTTGAGAGGAGATGTCCTGACGGCTGGTCAGGAAATGGACAAACTTGTTGAGCATTATCTTGTGGGTGCTATGGAAGTTAATTCGGCGATCAAATATTTCCGGCGCACACCAAACAGTGTTGTAGTGACAGGAGGGGATCGTGCTGATATACAGATGGCGGCTATAGAGGCCGGGGCAAGGGCATTGATCCTGACGGGCAATCTCCGGCCCAGTGAAGCTGTACTTGGAAGTGCTGATGAAGCAGGCGTGGTTGTTGTACTTGTAAGGGGGGATACTCTTTCCACGATAGAAAGAATGGAAAACTTAATCGGACATGCCCGGATACAGCAGAAGACAAAGATTGAAACAATCGTTAGACTGATTAAAGAGAATGTGGATGTTGACTCTGTACTGGATTCAGCAGGTTTGTAA
- a CDS encoding tRNA (N(6)-L-threonylcarbamoyladenosine(37)-C(2))-methylthiotransferase, whose amino-acid sequence MLNIHIATFGCTANQSSSEILEAKAVDLGHRLVSEREAKVIICNTCTVKDTTEQKILHKIKEWGLQGREVIVTGCMPQVQLDEILENNPEVHVLGMNSLLKLGVILNRVHERLEGYSLRPMSVFEDSPEGLLNVPRKRFSPNIHICQISQGCNNRCSYCIVTLARGPLYSFDADSIVTDIEQAVYEGCSEVWLTSQDNAQYGMDKEIHLPALLERITAIPGDFRVRVGMMNPASTLGILDELLRAYSSEKVYKVLHLPIQSASDKILEKMRRKHTMEQANFIVEKFRNAFPESTLFTDIIVGFPGEDEEDFELTLDWIRTYHPDKVNISRYTPRPHTEALQFRNIDTRIVVERSGKLHRLCNQIKLGKKEDMVGREVEVFISQKAKVKGLMSRTDSYKPVVIPKAGELCPGQRCRVKIEEATPGYFIGHPV is encoded by the coding sequence CTGCTAAACATACACATTGCAACCTTTGGCTGTACTGCCAACCAGTCCTCTTCCGAAATTCTTGAGGCTAAAGCGGTGGACCTGGGCCACCGCCTTGTTTCTGAAAGAGAAGCTAAAGTCATCATATGCAACACCTGTACAGTCAAGGATACTACAGAGCAGAAGATATTGCACAAGATCAAGGAATGGGGCCTTCAGGGCAGGGAAGTAATTGTTACAGGTTGCATGCCTCAGGTTCAACTGGACGAAATATTAGAAAATAATCCCGAGGTTCATGTTCTGGGTATGAATTCCCTTCTTAAGCTTGGAGTAATTCTCAACCGGGTTCATGAAAGGCTGGAAGGATACTCCCTGAGGCCCATGAGTGTCTTTGAAGATTCTCCTGAAGGTTTACTCAATGTTCCCCGCAAGAGATTCAGTCCGAACATCCATATCTGTCAGATTTCACAGGGTTGCAATAATCGTTGTTCCTATTGCATTGTTACACTTGCCAGGGGTCCACTTTACTCCTTTGATGCCGATTCGATTGTTACAGACATCGAGCAGGCTGTTTATGAGGGTTGCAGTGAGGTCTGGCTGACATCCCAGGATAATGCACAGTATGGTATGGATAAAGAAATCCATCTGCCTGCCCTGCTTGAGCGGATCACTGCAATTCCCGGAGATTTCAGGGTCCGGGTGGGGATGATGAATCCGGCTTCCACTCTCGGGATACTGGATGAGTTGTTACGGGCTTATTCCAGTGAAAAGGTCTACAAAGTTTTACACCTCCCCATCCAGTCAGCGTCGGACAAAATTCTTGAGAAGATGAGGCGCAAACATACAATGGAACAGGCAAATTTTATCGTCGAAAAATTCAGGAATGCATTTCCCGAAAGCACCCTTTTCACAGATATTATTGTGGGGTTTCCCGGCGAAGATGAAGAGGACTTCGAACTTACGCTGGACTGGATTCGAACCTATCACCCAGATAAGGTGAATATTTCACGTTACACACCGAGACCGCACACTGAAGCATTGCAATTCAGAAACATCGATACACGTATCGTTGTGGAGCGCTCGGGCAAACTCCATCGGCTCTGCAATCAAATCAAACTCGGAAAAAAGGAAGATATGGTAGGCAGGGAAGTTGAAGTGTTCATATCACAAAAGGCAAAGGTAAAGGGATTGATGTCCCGCACTGATTCCTATAAACCGGTTGTGATCCCGAAAGCAGGTGAACTTTGCCCCGGTCAGCGTTGCAGGGTAAAGATAGAGGAAGCAACACCGGGTTACTTTATCGGCCACCCTGTTTAA
- the glpX gene encoding class II fructose-bisphosphatase, whose product MPHPQTAENIMKNAGPIESALLPKLIHVTEAAAIAAAHQIGKGDKNYADQVSVEAMRRMLNCLDIRGVIKIGEGERDEAPMLYIGEEVGTGNGDLEVDIAVDPLEGTNLCADGVPGSISVMAMSEPNGLFHGPDVYMDKIVVGPEVVKYEREHPGEEIDLDAPAIDNLEIVARALNRSVEELVVVILDRERHKDKIEEIRKTGARVNLVSDGDLMPGVSTAIRGSGIHVVMGSGGSGEAVLTASAMKILGGKVLARLILPSVANRKPDDVIAREVEEKMPRLKKMGITEDNMNDVLDTEKLVPGKDVIFAATGVTSGHFLKGTNLFGYGDARVHSISMGSSGIVKFSDSIYIHDKENTPLRL is encoded by the coding sequence ATGCCACACCCACAGACTGCAGAGAATATTATGAAAAATGCCGGTCCGATAGAAAGTGCCTTACTCCCCAAACTGATCCATGTCACAGAAGCGGCTGCTATTGCTGCTGCTCATCAGATAGGTAAGGGTGACAAGAATTATGCCGATCAGGTATCTGTGGAAGCAATGCGCAGAATGCTCAATTGCCTGGACATCAGGGGTGTCATCAAGATCGGTGAAGGAGAAAGGGATGAGGCACCAATGCTCTATATTGGTGAAGAAGTCGGTACTGGTAATGGTGACCTTGAGGTAGATATCGCCGTTGATCCGCTGGAAGGTACCAACCTCTGTGCAGATGGTGTACCGGGTTCCATTTCAGTAATGGCTATGTCCGAACCCAATGGTTTGTTCCACGGTCCCGATGTCTATATGGATAAAATCGTGGTAGGTCCGGAAGTCGTAAAGTATGAACGTGAGCACCCGGGAGAGGAAATTGATCTGGACGCCCCGGCAATTGACAATCTTGAGATAGTGGCCCGTGCTTTAAACCGTAGTGTAGAGGAACTTGTGGTTGTGATTCTGGACCGTGAGCGTCATAAGGATAAAATCGAAGAAATCCGGAAAACCGGTGCCAGAGTAAATCTGGTCTCAGACGGTGACCTCATGCCCGGCGTATCAACGGCTATACGTGGCTCAGGTATCCATGTGGTAATGGGTTCGGGTGGTTCGGGTGAAGCTGTACTAACAGCCTCTGCAATGAAGATCCTGGGTGGTAAGGTACTTGCACGCCTGATTTTGCCTTCAGTTGCCAATCGCAAACCCGATGATGTAATTGCGCGGGAGGTAGAGGAAAAGATGCCCCGCCTTAAAAAGATGGGCATTACCGAAGACAACATGAATGATGTTCTTGACACTGAAAAACTTGTACCCGGGAAAGATGTAATCTTTGCTGCAACCGGTGTGACCTCCGGACATTTCCTCAAAGGCACCAACCTTTTTGGTTATGGGGACGCAAGGGTACACAGTATATCAATGGGTAGTTCCGGTATTGTCAAGTTCTCAGATTCGATTTATATACATGATAAGGAAAATACGCCTCTCAGGCTATAA